A genomic region of Zea mays cultivar B73 chromosome 6, Zm-B73-REFERENCE-NAM-5.0, whole genome shotgun sequence contains the following coding sequences:
- the LOC100193321 gene encoding uncharacterized protein isoform X1: protein MARNPGCTVFIGNLDDKVPERVLYEILIQISGQDKPSLNGNIPVTPRLNSVPQPKPHQPMRSSDTPLPQHAAVNGRNAGYGIPPNHSYDTHTQALSSGLPNRGLSNGTYEYSRRVFGSVLNDVSRRATREPIPYPSY from the exons ATGGCAAGGAACCCGGGCTGCACCGTCTTCATAG gtaaCTTGGATGACAAGGTTCCTGAGAGGGTTCTGTATGAAATTCTTATTCAG ATCTCTGGGCAAGACAAACCCTCATTAAATGGCAATATCCCTGTAACTCCTAGGTTAAACTCTGTACCACAGCCAAAGCCTCATCAACCTATGAGGTCTAGTGATACTCCTTTGCCACAGCATGCAGCAGTGAATGGCAGGAATGCCGGGTATGGTATCCCACCAAATCATTCATACGACACGCACACTCAAG CACTGTCGAGTGGGTTACCGAATAGAGGACTAAGCAACGGTACATATGAATATAGTAGGCGTGTATTTGGTTCTGTTCTGAATGATGTTAGCCGTCGAGCTACCAGGGAACCAATCCCGTACCCGTCCTACTAG
- the LOC100193321 gene encoding uncharacterized protein LOC100193321 isoform 1 (isoform 1 is encoded by transcript variant 1) — translation MARNPGCTVFIGNLDDKVPERVLYEILIQVGRVVDLHIPRDKETSRPKGYAFAEYETEEIAQYAVKLFSGLVRLHNKTLRFAISGQDKPSLNGNIPVTPRLNSVPQPKPHQPMRSSDTPLPQHAAVNGRNAGYGIPPNHSYDTHTQAQAFVIRPIGSQGDQVIPFLLPGCCPVFAS, via the exons ATGGCAAGGAACCCGGGCTGCACCGTCTTCATAG gtaaCTTGGATGACAAGGTTCCTGAGAGGGTTCTGTATGAAATTCTTATTCAGGTAGGTCGTGTTGTAGACCTACACATACCTCGTGACAAGGAAACTAGCCGACCAAAAGGCTATGCTTTTGCTGAGTATGAAACAGAGGAGATTGCCCAATATGCTGTTAAGCTATTTTCTGGTCTTGTTCGACTTCATAATAAAACGCTTAGATTTGCG ATCTCTGGGCAAGACAAACCCTCATTAAATGGCAATATCCCTGTAACTCCTAGGTTAAACTCTGTACCACAGCCAAAGCCTCATCAACCTATGAGGTCTAGTGATACTCCTTTGCCACAGCATGCAGCAGTGAATGGCAGGAATGCCGGGTATGGTATCCCACCAAATCATTCATACGACACGCACACTCAAG CACAAGCATTCGTGATCCGCCCAATTGGCTCTCAGGGTGATCAAGTTATACCGTTTCTGTTACCTGGCTGCTGTCCGGTATTTGCAAGTTGA
- the LOC100193321 gene encoding uncharacterized protein LOC100193321 isoform 2 (isoform 2 is encoded by transcript variant 2), which yields MARNPGCTVFIGNLDDKVPERVLYEILIQVGRVVDLHIPRDKETSRPKGYAFAEYETEEIAQYAVKLFSGLVRLHNKTLRFAISGQDKPSLNGNIPVTPRLNSVPQPKPHQPMRSSDTPLPQHAAVNGRNAGYGIPPNHSYDTHTQALSSGLPNRGLSNGTYEYSRRVFGSVLNDVSRRATREPIPYPSY from the exons ATGGCAAGGAACCCGGGCTGCACCGTCTTCATAG gtaaCTTGGATGACAAGGTTCCTGAGAGGGTTCTGTATGAAATTCTTATTCAGGTAGGTCGTGTTGTAGACCTACACATACCTCGTGACAAGGAAACTAGCCGACCAAAAGGCTATGCTTTTGCTGAGTATGAAACAGAGGAGATTGCCCAATATGCTGTTAAGCTATTTTCTGGTCTTGTTCGACTTCATAATAAAACGCTTAGATTTGCG ATCTCTGGGCAAGACAAACCCTCATTAAATGGCAATATCCCTGTAACTCCTAGGTTAAACTCTGTACCACAGCCAAAGCCTCATCAACCTATGAGGTCTAGTGATACTCCTTTGCCACAGCATGCAGCAGTGAATGGCAGGAATGCCGGGTATGGTATCCCACCAAATCATTCATACGACACGCACACTCAAG CACTGTCGAGTGGGTTACCGAATAGAGGACTAAGCAACGGTACATATGAATATAGTAGGCGTGTATTTGGTTCTGTTCTGAATGATGTTAGCCGTCGAGCTACCAGGGAACCAATCCCGTACCCGTCCTACTAG
- the LOC103630385 gene encoding uncharacterized protein — protein sequence MDAHAMDCTIVGAAAPLAPTGAAARPATPLPANLSSPSAATAGGLVPSGLGLPGYPASLDALTGLLSLTHFPRKPPPGFSTTRPLVVDATWTSVVPQSYRTVGASTAWLDSVHNSIFLLFRNDSVAIVYQIGDSLILRRRSCDSNSSDSFDRRRRGVVMEVDLSLGEDAAPVEDRDVVGYEDVDFNTQSRTMECVDAGIHATHEGDHTAQVANKFLHISIAPKVGMAFESGDNAYEMCNNYASKIGFSIRKSSSKLRPDGTIYHKYIVCSAEGHEKT from the exons ATGGACGCGCACGCGATGGACTGCACCATCGTCGGCGCAGCCGCACCCCTTGCCCCTACTGGTGCAGCCGCGCGCCCAGCTACGCCCTTGCCCGCCAACCTCTCCTCGCCCAGCGCTGCCACCGCCGGCGGCCTTGTCCCCTCCGGGCTTGGCCTACCGGGCTACCCGGCGTCCCTTGACGCCCTTACCGGCCTTCTATCACTGACCCACTTCCCCAGGAAGCCTCCTCCAGGGTTCTCCACCACCCGTCCACTCGTTGTCGACGCCACCTGGACTTCCGTGGTGCCCCAATCTTATCGGACGGTTGGCGCAAGCACAGCTTGGCTCGATTCCGTTCACAACTCCATATTTCTCTTGTTTAGAAACGACTCCGTCGCCATCGTCTATCAGATTGGAGACTCTTTGATCCTGCGTCGCCGCTCGTGCGATTCCAATTCAAGCGACTCCTTCGATCGTCGTCGTCGTGGTG TCGTCATGGAGGTTGATTTATCTCTCGGTGAGGACGCTGCTCCGGTTGAAGATCGTGATGTCGTCGGATATGAGGATGTTGATTTCAACACACAGTCTCGTACCATGGAATGTGTAGATGCAGGGATTCATGCAACTCATGAAGGGGATCACACAGCTCAA GTGGCTAATAAATTTTTGCATATTTCAATCGCTCCTAAAGTTGGAATGGCTTTTGAATCTGGGGACAATGCTTATGAGATGTGTAACAACTATGCTAGCAAAATTGGGTTCAGCATTAGAAAGAGCTCCTCAAAGCTACGACCAGATGGTACTATATATCATAAATATATAGTTTGCAGTGCCGAAGGACATGAAAAAACTTAG